In the genome of Geoalkalibacter ferrihydriticus DSM 17813, the window TTGGCAGACGGACTTCACCGACTTCGGTGAGATGCCCATCAAGTGTATCGATTCCGCGCCAACCGATAATGCCGACCGCCAGTGTGATCAACGCAACCAGAACGAAACCGCAGGTCAACTTGACGCCAAGCTTCAGATTTTTCATACTTTTACCCTTTCCCTAATCCCTCTTGAAAAAATGCAATATGGACGTCGAACCTACCCAACACTCTGTGCCAAATCCTCCCCACCGCTCACGCCGGCCAACTCCTCGCCGCTGAACACCCGGTCAATATCGAGAAGGATGATGAACTGCTCCTCACGCTTGCCCATGCCCTGGATGAACTCGGTGCGCAGGCGCGTGCCGATGCGCGGCGCGGGTTCGATCTGGGCGGGGTCGAGATCGAGCACTTCCTCGACCTGGTCGGCAAGCACGCCAAGCACGGTGGTTTCACCCTCCATGGCGATTTCGACAATGATGATGCAGGTGTTGACGGTCTGCGGAGTGGGCGCCATGCCGAATTTGACGCGCAGATCGATGACCGG includes:
- a CDS encoding chemotaxis protein CheW codes for the protein MSEDGFNETNQYLTFKLDGEIFALGIAKVREVLDYTAITKVPKSPDFMRGVINVRGGVVPVIDLRVKFGMAPTPQTVNTCIIIVEIAMEGETTVLGVLADQVEEVLDLDPAQIEPAPRIGTRLRTEFIQGMGKREEQFIILLDIDRVFSGEELAGVSGGEDLAQSVG